In Kitasatospora sp. NA04385, a single genomic region encodes these proteins:
- the coxB gene encoding cytochrome c oxidase subunit II, which yields MSPNGSDRSPRRTMRRKLPQALALGLVIATATGCSANDLPRLGLPSPVTKEGPLVLHMWQGSWIAALVVGALMWGLILWSVFFHRRSRTKVEIPAQTRYNVPIEALYTAVPLVIVSVLFYFVARDEATLTKVDAKPQHTINVVGFQWSWAFNYENSEIPDPASTTAAYEVGSTKEPPTLYLPINETVKFRLTSNDVIHDFWPVNFMMKMDVVPGVVNEFQVTPTALGTYRGKCAELCGTDHSRMLFNVKVVSAADYEQHLKDLRDKGQAGAVPAGILPTTGSSEEK from the coding sequence GTGAGTCCCAACGGCTCCGACCGCTCGCCGCGGCGCACGATGCGGCGGAAGCTGCCTCAGGCGCTGGCACTGGGCCTCGTCATCGCGACCGCCACCGGCTGCTCGGCCAACGACCTGCCCAGGCTTGGCCTCCCCAGTCCCGTCACCAAGGAAGGCCCGCTGGTCCTTCACATGTGGCAGGGCTCGTGGATCGCGGCTCTGGTTGTTGGCGCACTGATGTGGGGTCTGATCCTCTGGAGCGTGTTCTTCCACCGGCGCAGCCGCACCAAGGTGGAGATCCCCGCTCAGACCCGGTACAACGTGCCCATCGAGGCGCTGTACACCGCGGTCCCCCTCGTCATCGTCTCGGTGCTCTTCTACTTCGTCGCCCGCGACGAGGCCACCCTGACGAAGGTCGACGCGAAGCCCCAGCACACCATCAACGTGGTGGGCTTCCAGTGGAGTTGGGCGTTCAACTACGAGAACTCCGAGATCCCGGACCCGGCGAGCACCACCGCCGCGTACGAGGTCGGCAGCACCAAGGAGCCTCCGACGCTCTACCTGCCGATCAACGAGACCGTGAAGTTCCGGCTGACCTCCAACGACGTCATCCACGACTTCTGGCCCGTCAACTTCATGATGAAGATGGACGTCGTGCCCGGTGTGGTCAACGAGTTCCAGGTCACCCCGACCGCGCTCGGCACCTACCGCGGCAAGTGCGCCGAGCTCTGCGGCACCGACCACTCGCGGATGCTGTTCAACGTGAAGGTCGTGTCGGCCGCCGACTACGAGCAGCACCTCAAGGACCTCCGCGACAAGGGCCAGGCCGGTGCGGTTCCCGCAGGCATCCTCCCCACCACGGGAAGTAGTGAAGAGAAGTGA
- a CDS encoding cysteine desulfurase/sulfurtransferase TusA family protein, with protein sequence MPYFDAASTAPLHPVARQALLAALDEGWADPARLHRSARQARMLLDAARETVAEVLGARADEVSFTSSGTQALQLGLLGALRGHRRRGAHLVHSAVEHSAVLHTAERWEADGGAVTAVPVDRHGRVSAGEFAAALRPDTALAVLQSANHEVGTLQPVTETAALLGDVPLLVDAAQSAGRLPVPAGWSLLAASAHKWGGPAGVGVLAVRKGVRYSSPLPADDREGGRVPGFPNVPAIVAAAASLRAVRAGAEAENARLRALVDLIRHRVPELVPAVEVVGDPERRLPHLVTFSCLYVDGEVLLTELDRAGFAVSSGSSCTSSTLTPSHVLAAMGVLTEGNLRVSLPAGTTRAEVDAFLDVLPRVVADVRAPLGLDLPAPGSATGPAGALVLDTLGRRCPIPVIELAKHIGEVDPGGLVAVLSDDEAARHDIPAWCGMCGHTYAGEASATEYGGTRGTAYLVIRGLD encoded by the coding sequence GTGCCCTACTTCGACGCCGCCTCCACCGCCCCGCTGCACCCCGTCGCCCGGCAGGCCCTGCTCGCCGCCCTCGACGAGGGCTGGGCCGACCCCGCCCGGCTGCACCGCTCCGCCCGGCAGGCCCGGATGCTGCTGGACGCCGCCCGGGAGACCGTCGCCGAGGTGCTCGGCGCCCGGGCCGACGAGGTCTCCTTCACCTCCTCCGGCACCCAGGCCCTCCAGTTGGGCCTGCTCGGCGCCCTGCGCGGCCACCGCCGCCGCGGCGCCCACCTGGTGCACTCCGCGGTCGAGCACTCCGCCGTGCTGCACACCGCCGAGCGCTGGGAGGCCGACGGCGGCGCCGTCACCGCCGTCCCGGTCGACCGCCACGGCCGGGTGTCCGCCGGGGAGTTCGCCGCCGCGCTGCGGCCCGACACCGCGCTCGCCGTGCTGCAGTCCGCCAACCACGAGGTCGGCACCCTGCAGCCGGTCACCGAGACCGCCGCGCTGCTCGGCGACGTCCCGCTGCTGGTGGACGCCGCGCAGAGCGCCGGCCGGCTGCCCGTCCCGGCCGGCTGGTCGCTGCTGGCCGCCAGCGCCCACAAGTGGGGCGGCCCGGCCGGGGTCGGGGTGCTCGCCGTCCGCAAGGGCGTCCGGTACTCCTCGCCGCTGCCCGCCGACGACCGCGAGGGCGGGCGGGTGCCCGGCTTCCCCAACGTCCCGGCGATCGTCGCCGCCGCGGCCTCGCTGCGCGCCGTCCGGGCCGGGGCCGAGGCCGAGAACGCCCGCCTGCGCGCACTCGTCGACCTGATCCGCCACCGCGTCCCGGAGCTGGTCCCCGCCGTCGAGGTGGTCGGCGACCCGGAGCGGCGGCTGCCGCACCTGGTGACCTTCTCCTGCCTGTACGTGGACGGCGAGGTGCTGCTGACCGAGCTCGACCGGGCCGGCTTCGCGGTCAGCTCCGGCTCCTCCTGCACCTCCAGCACGCTGACCCCCAGCCACGTGCTGGCCGCGATGGGCGTCCTCACCGAGGGCAACCTGCGCGTCTCGCTGCCCGCCGGCACCACCCGCGCCGAGGTGGACGCCTTCCTCGACGTCCTCCCCCGGGTGGTCGCCGACGTCCGCGCCCCGCTCGGGCTCGACCTCCCCGCGCCCGGCTCCGCGACCGGCCCGGCCGGGGCGCTGGTCCTCGACACCCTCGGCCGGCGCTGCCCGATCCCGGTCATCGAACTCGCCAAGCACATCGGCGAGGTCGACCCCGGCGGCCTCGTCGCCGTCCTCTCCGACGACGAGGCGGCCCGCCACGACATCCCCGCCTGGTGCGGGATGTGCGGCCACACCTACGCGGGCGAGGCCTCCGCCACGGAGTACGGGGGCACCCGCGGCACGGCGTACCTGGTGATCCGGGGGCTCGATTAG
- a CDS encoding carbohydrate kinase family protein, which produces MRIAVAGSIATDHLTTFPGRFSDQLVPEQLHTVSLSFLVDTLDIRRGGVGPNIAFGMGVLGLNPVLVGAAGGDFAEYRSWLDRHGVDTDSVHISETRHTARFMCTTDQDHNQIASFYTGAMAEARNIELQPIAERVGGLDLVLIGADDPAAMVRHTQECRTRGYAFAADPSQQLARLEGEDIRQIVDGAAYLFTNEYEAALIESKTGWSSDEILDRVGTRVTTLGPKGVRIQRRGEPDVVVGCPAEERKADPTGVGDAFRAGFLAGLSWDLGLERAAQVGCMLATLVIETVGTQEYELRGGHFLERFETAYGAEAAKEISTRIAL; this is translated from the coding sequence CGACCACCTGACGACCTTCCCCGGACGCTTCTCCGACCAGCTGGTGCCCGAGCAGCTGCACACGGTGTCGCTGTCCTTCCTGGTCGACACCCTGGACATCCGCCGCGGCGGGGTCGGCCCGAACATCGCCTTCGGCATGGGCGTCCTGGGCCTGAACCCGGTCCTGGTCGGCGCGGCCGGCGGCGACTTCGCCGAGTACCGCAGCTGGCTCGACCGGCACGGCGTCGACACCGACTCCGTGCACATCTCGGAGACCCGGCACACCGCCCGCTTCATGTGCACCACCGACCAGGACCACAACCAGATCGCGTCCTTCTACACCGGCGCGATGGCCGAGGCCCGCAACATCGAGCTCCAGCCGATCGCCGAGCGGGTCGGCGGCCTCGACCTGGTCCTGATCGGCGCGGACGACCCGGCCGCGATGGTGCGGCACACCCAGGAGTGCCGCACCCGCGGCTACGCCTTCGCCGCCGACCCCTCCCAGCAGCTGGCCCGCCTGGAGGGCGAGGACATCCGGCAGATCGTCGACGGCGCGGCCTATCTCTTCACCAACGAGTACGAGGCCGCCCTGATCGAGTCCAAGACCGGCTGGTCCTCGGACGAGATCCTGGACCGCGTCGGCACCCGCGTCACCACCCTCGGCCCCAAGGGCGTGCGCATCCAGCGCCGCGGCGAGCCCGACGTCGTGGTCGGCTGCCCGGCCGAGGAGCGCAAGGCCGACCCCACCGGCGTCGGCGACGCCTTCCGCGCCGGCTTCCTGGCCGGCCTCTCCTGGGACCTCGGCCTGGAGCGCGCCGCCCAGGTCGGCTGCATGCTCGCCACCCTGGTCATCGAGACCGTCGGCACCCAGGAGTACGAGCTGCGCGGCGGCCACTTCCTGGAGCGCTTCGAGACCGCCTACGGCGCGGAGGCCGCCAAGGAGATCAGCACCCGCATCGCCCTCTGA